The following are encoded together in the Acidicapsa ligni genome:
- a CDS encoding metallophosphoesterase, protein MNSSPNPANSRRRFLRQSFAFSALAALSSGSSFGLAGPLPFDPNDPNASEILMIGDWGYEDATAQIQVAAGMSAYAKDHNVHPKAFFLLGDNWYEALEGGAKSTRWKTQFEDMYPQEIFACPAYAILGNHDYQYFPGNKVEDELEYARTGRTSVGPTRFTMPARWYRFEFPQKNPLITFLALDSNMPHDESSKQHGRDFSLTPQQKAEQLAWLEAELKRPRTTPYLVVMGHHPIYSDGPHGDHPVLIRDWDPLFRKYGVQLYLAGHDHDLQHLEFEGHPTSHFLSGGGGADLYDLTIPQSQRGPYAQKVHGFSHLSVTPRKLTLRHIDQSGRTVHAFTKTPEGKIEILG, encoded by the coding sequence ATGAATTCCTCTCCCAACCCAGCCAACAGTCGCAGACGTTTTCTGCGTCAAAGCTTCGCCTTCAGCGCGCTGGCAGCGCTCAGTTCCGGTTCTAGTTTCGGCTTGGCTGGGCCATTGCCCTTCGATCCCAACGATCCTAACGCCTCAGAAATCCTCATGATCGGCGATTGGGGATACGAGGATGCAACCGCGCAAATCCAGGTAGCCGCTGGCATGAGCGCCTATGCGAAAGACCACAATGTCCACCCCAAGGCATTCTTCCTGCTCGGCGACAACTGGTATGAAGCACTCGAAGGCGGCGCGAAATCCACCCGCTGGAAGACCCAGTTTGAAGACATGTATCCGCAGGAAATCTTCGCCTGCCCGGCCTACGCCATCCTCGGCAATCACGACTATCAGTATTTCCCCGGCAACAAGGTCGAGGATGAGCTGGAATATGCGCGCACCGGCCGCACCAGCGTTGGCCCGACGCGCTTCACCATGCCCGCCCGCTGGTACCGCTTTGAATTTCCCCAGAAGAATCCGCTCATCACCTTCCTGGCCCTCGACAGCAACATGCCGCATGACGAAAGCTCCAAACAGCATGGCCGCGATTTTTCCCTCACTCCGCAGCAGAAGGCCGAGCAACTCGCGTGGCTTGAGGCCGAGTTGAAGCGCCCTCGCACCACTCCATATCTCGTCGTCATGGGCCACCATCCGATCTACTCCGACGGCCCACATGGAGATCACCCGGTCCTCATTCGCGATTGGGATCCGCTCTTCCGCAAATATGGCGTCCAGCTCTACCTTGCCGGACACGATCACGATTTGCAGCACCTGGAATTCGAAGGTCACCCCACTTCGCACTTTCTCTCAGGCGGAGGCGGCGCCGATCTCTACGATCTCACTATTCCTCAAAGCCAGCGCGGACCCTATGCACAAAAAGTCCACGGCTTCAGCCATCTCTCCGTCACCCCAAGGAAGCTGACCCTGCGCCACATCGACCAGAGCGGCCGTACTGTGCACGCCTTCACCAAAACCCCCGAAGGCAAGATCGAGATACTCGGGTAA
- a CDS encoding type II toxin-antitoxin system ParD family antitoxin: MASIERMTITLPAEMANLVKDAVDEGNYASSSEVVREALRDWKMKRELQLQKIAALKSEIDRGLADVVAGRIAEFDAERIMERGRKLLAERSSSV; encoded by the coding sequence ATGGCAAGTATTGAACGAATGACGATTACGCTTCCGGCGGAGATGGCTAATCTGGTCAAGGATGCTGTAGATGAGGGGAACTATGCTTCTTCGAGCGAGGTTGTTCGCGAAGCTCTGCGGGACTGGAAGATGAAGCGCGAGCTACAATTGCAGAAAATCGCTGCTCTGAAATCTGAAATCGATCGGGGACTGGCTGATGTGGTCGCGGGCCGAATCGCCGAGTTCGACGCGGAACGCATTATGGAGCGCGGGAGGAAGTTATTAGCCGAGCGCTCGTCGTCCGTGTAA
- a CDS encoding type II toxin-antitoxin system RelE/ParE family toxin, protein MEASEEFATRFLSAITERFDEATLFPFSGATRFYLADGLRVIFKDNYAIYYLPSVREIVVVRVLHGSRDIDGIVADGGFR, encoded by the coding sequence CTGGAAGCGTCGGAAGAGTTCGCGACAAGGTTCTTGTCCGCGATTACCGAGCGGTTCGATGAGGCAACGCTTTTCCCCTTTTCCGGAGCAACCAGGTTTTATTTGGCAGACGGATTAAGGGTGATCTTTAAAGATAATTATGCGATTTATTACTTGCCGAGCGTTCGTGAAATTGTTGTCGTTCGCGTTTTGCATGGCTCGCGAGATATAGACGGTATCGTCGCGGATGGCGGGTTTCGATAG
- a CDS encoding single-stranded DNA-binding protein has protein sequence MAKSVNKVILLGNVGKEPEIKVLPSGQPVANFSLATGERFKDQQGNFQERTEWHNLTAYGKLAEIVRDYVKKGNKIYAEGRLTTRSWDDKESGKKVYRTEIVVNDISLLSGRGEEGGSAPSGGYSQQRSSNTASFDQRPSGGDDYAHSAEITDDDIPF, from the coding sequence ATGGCAAAGAGCGTAAACAAAGTCATCCTGCTGGGCAATGTCGGCAAAGAACCGGAGATCAAGGTTCTCCCCAGCGGCCAGCCGGTAGCCAATTTCAGCCTCGCCACAGGCGAACGGTTCAAGGATCAGCAAGGCAATTTCCAGGAGCGCACCGAGTGGCATAACCTCACCGCCTACGGCAAACTCGCCGAGATCGTGCGCGACTACGTCAAAAAGGGCAACAAAATCTACGCCGAGGGTCGCCTCACCACGCGTAGCTGGGACGATAAAGAGAGCGGCAAAAAGGTCTATCGCACCGAGATCGTCGTCAACGACATCTCCCTGCTCTCAGGCCGCGGCGAAGAAGGCGGCAGCGCACCATCCGGCGGCTATTCGCAGCAGCGAAGCAGCAATACCGCCAGCTTCGATCAACGCCCCTCCGGCGGCGACGACTACGCCCACTCCGCCGAAATCACCGACGACGACATCCCGTTCTAA
- a CDS encoding DUF420 domain-containing protein, translating to MTLQTQKTSPAFKTGPAVAAIIGISIVATLFLFWLIYIHPAADAVGARFTFLPALNALLNGLSATALLVGFTFIRARKIAAHRASMFTAFAFSTLFLISYIAHHALHGDVRYPVHAAFRTAYLWLLSTHIILAIVALPLILITFFFSLSGRIPMHRKIARWTFPIWLYVSVTGVITYVMLRLALG from the coding sequence ATGACACTCCAGACTCAAAAAACATCGCCAGCCTTCAAGACCGGTCCTGCCGTCGCCGCAATTATCGGCATCAGCATCGTCGCGACGCTGTTTCTCTTCTGGCTTATCTACATCCATCCTGCGGCAGATGCCGTTGGCGCGCGCTTTACCTTCCTGCCCGCCCTCAACGCTCTTTTGAACGGCCTCAGCGCCACGGCACTTCTCGTCGGATTTACCTTTATCCGGGCCAGAAAGATCGCCGCGCACCGTGCGTCGATGTTCACCGCCTTCGCCTTCTCCACGCTCTTCCTGATCAGCTACATTGCCCATCACGCGCTGCACGGCGATGTCCGCTACCCTGTTCACGCCGCTTTTCGAACGGCCTACCTGTGGCTGCTCAGCACCCACATCATCCTGGCTATCGTTGCGCTGCCCCTGATTCTGATTACTTTCTTCTTCTCTCTCAGTGGCCGGATCCCCATGCACCGCAAGATCGCCCGCTGGACATTCCCCATCTGGCTCTATGTTTCCGTAACCGGCGTCATTACCTACGTGATGTTGCGTCTGGCGCTGGGATAA
- the cyoE gene encoding heme o synthase, translating to MSTAPSATAKSGIAIQQSTGGPETQAASQTVELHSAPGAVATLVGDLRELFKVKVTAMVLITTWAGFYLGSMRSGISSMQRGLLETLIGVALVSAGASALNEALERKSDAKMIRTSNRPIATGRISLLQGLALGLGAVVLGGFWLLYTTNLLTVALALMTVFTYVAIYTPLKRVTTLATFIGAFPGAAGPLLGWTAARGQIEWPGVALFAILFFWQFPHFMAIAWLYRHDYGRAGIKMLPVVQPDGLSTVIEALVYAVLMIPVSLAPWWLGMAGLPYAILAVILGLFYLGYTIRFSRILRATSETQSRMFARDLLKVSVIYLPLLLTGLMLGAMIR from the coding sequence ATGTCCACAGCTCCTTCTGCTACGGCTAAATCCGGGATCGCCATCCAGCAATCTACAGGTGGCCCAGAAACCCAGGCCGCCTCGCAGACTGTCGAGCTGCATTCCGCGCCCGGAGCGGTCGCCACGCTGGTTGGCGATTTGCGCGAACTCTTCAAAGTAAAAGTCACCGCCATGGTGCTGATTACCACCTGGGCCGGTTTCTACCTGGGTTCGATGCGCTCTGGAATTTCCAGCATGCAGCGCGGGTTGCTCGAAACCCTGATCGGCGTAGCCCTCGTCTCCGCAGGAGCCAGCGCTCTCAATGAAGCACTGGAGCGCAAGAGCGACGCAAAGATGATTCGCACCTCCAACCGGCCGATTGCTACCGGGCGAATCTCACTGTTACAGGGCCTCGCGCTCGGCCTGGGCGCCGTGGTTCTGGGTGGTTTCTGGCTGCTGTACACCACCAATCTGCTCACCGTAGCGCTGGCGCTGATGACCGTTTTTACCTACGTGGCTATCTATACGCCCCTGAAACGCGTAACCACGCTCGCCACATTCATCGGGGCTTTTCCCGGCGCCGCTGGGCCGCTGCTCGGCTGGACCGCTGCTCGTGGCCAGATTGAGTGGCCCGGAGTAGCCCTCTTCGCGATTCTCTTCTTCTGGCAGTTTCCTCACTTTATGGCGATTGCGTGGCTCTATCGCCATGACTATGGCCGGGCCGGAATCAAAATGCTTCCCGTTGTGCAGCCGGATGGTCTCTCCACTGTGATCGAGGCCCTGGTCTACGCAGTCCTCATGATTCCTGTGAGCCTTGCTCCGTGGTGGCTCGGCATGGCTGGCCTTCCCTACGCAATCCTGGCCGTGATCCTGGGCCTTTTCTACCTGGGATATACCATCCGCTTCAGCCGCATTCTGCGTGCCACCAGCGAAACCCAGAGCCGCATGTTTGCTCGCGATCTGCTGAAAGTAAGCGTGATTTATCTGCCTCTGCTGCTCACGGGCCTGATGCTGGGAGCAATGATCAGATAA
- a CDS encoding shikimate kinase produces the protein MIGQQSDGQPGLPANFPRRIVLTGFMGAGKSTVGRLLAERLAWRLMDVDSQIESSQGMTITEIFKQMGEAHFRELEHQTIRELLHTDHLILALGGGAFEDDRTRDLLHRHSGTQVIHLEVSLPTVLERCKGTEDVRPVLANHAQLGARYDRRLPLYRQAHRTIGVDFLTPDAVVETILGGLSSESPLLPDPAIRT, from the coding sequence GTGATTGGCCAGCAATCCGACGGGCAGCCTGGTCTGCCCGCGAATTTTCCCCGGCGAATCGTCCTCACCGGATTCATGGGAGCCGGAAAAAGCACCGTAGGCCGGCTCCTCGCAGAACGCCTCGCATGGCGGCTTATGGACGTAGACTCTCAAATCGAGTCCTCCCAGGGCATGACGATTACAGAAATCTTCAAGCAGATGGGCGAAGCGCATTTCCGCGAGCTTGAGCACCAAACCATTCGTGAACTGCTTCATACGGACCATCTAATTCTGGCCCTCGGCGGCGGCGCGTTTGAGGACGACCGAACCCGCGACCTGCTGCATCGCCACTCCGGCACCCAGGTAATTCACCTTGAAGTATCGCTCCCTACCGTCCTGGAGCGATGCAAAGGAACCGAAGATGTGCGGCCCGTTCTGGCTAATCATGCCCAGCTCGGAGCCCGATACGACCGTCGTCTTCCCCTCTATCGTCAAGCTCATCGTACGATTGGCGTGGATTTTCTCACTCCGGACGCGGTCGTCGAGACCATCCTGGGTGGCCTTTCCTCGGAATCCCCGCTCCTTCCCGATCCCGCAATCCGCACCTGA
- a CDS encoding anti-sigma factor yields the protein MIEPNEKNQQKLQTDAVVSVAHTNGAQNHAPSPQVAPSAQVKVFDDAECVLFQSQMAERIGAGEDLSNNEHLLACERCSALLHDLESIVEAVRGILPVEEEPRDELWDQIQLAIARGDA from the coding sequence ATGATCGAGCCCAATGAGAAAAACCAGCAGAAGCTACAAACGGATGCCGTCGTCTCCGTCGCCCATACGAACGGTGCTCAGAACCACGCTCCGTCACCCCAGGTGGCTCCATCAGCTCAGGTAAAAGTCTTCGACGATGCCGAATGCGTATTGTTCCAATCTCAAATGGCAGAACGAATCGGGGCGGGCGAAGATCTCAGCAACAATGAGCATCTGCTCGCCTGTGAGCGTTGCAGCGCACTCTTACACGATTTGGAATCGATCGTCGAAGCTGTCCGGGGAATTCTTCCAGTAGAAGAAGAGCCACGAGACGAGTTGTGGGATCAGATTCAACTGGCAATTGCGCGTGGAGATGCCTGA
- a CDS encoding RNA polymerase sigma factor: protein MQPEITEDVGTANTPTSPHVPADGAVPLADAAVASLTGDAAVLAKAQAGDHVAFAQLYALHKRRVYSLCLRMLGNIAEAEDLTQEAFLQLHRKIATFRGDSAFSTWLHRLTINVVLMHLRRKGLNLISLDEALDPSPEHGPARSFGAPDLRLTGSIDRMTLEKAVENLPAGYRLIFVLHDIEGYEHNEIATLLDCSIGNSKSQLHKARMKLREALRNPAGEELQR, encoded by the coding sequence ATGCAGCCCGAAATAACCGAGGATGTTGGAACTGCGAACACCCCGACTTCCCCACACGTGCCTGCGGATGGAGCCGTACCCCTTGCCGACGCTGCTGTCGCCTCTCTAACCGGCGATGCAGCAGTTCTAGCCAAGGCGCAAGCAGGGGATCACGTAGCATTTGCACAGCTCTATGCGTTGCATAAACGCCGCGTCTACTCGCTGTGCCTGCGCATGCTGGGCAATATCGCAGAGGCTGAAGATTTAACCCAGGAAGCGTTCCTGCAATTGCACCGTAAAATCGCTACTTTCAGAGGCGATTCTGCTTTTTCGACATGGCTGCATCGGCTAACCATCAACGTGGTCCTGATGCATCTTCGCCGCAAGGGTTTGAATCTAATCTCTCTGGACGAAGCTCTGGATCCGTCTCCGGAACACGGTCCCGCCCGCAGTTTTGGCGCACCCGACCTGAGGCTGACCGGATCGATCGATCGCATGACGCTTGAAAAAGCCGTCGAGAATCTGCCTGCTGGCTACAGATTGATTTTTGTTCTGCACGACATTGAAGGATACGAACACAACGAAATTGCAACTCTGCTCGATTGTTCCATTGGCAATTCGAAATCCCAGCTGCACAAGGCCCGAATGAAGCTGCGTGAGGCTCTACGGAACCCCGCAGGCGAGGAGTTGCAAAGATGA
- a CDS encoding POTRA domain-containing protein, whose translation MSANLALANRGQLRVRCGRFVGLLLGVLLIAGGASAGLCQQSPASQSPGSGGPRNVAKVTPEQPAAYAAKSSESLPDAPAPDAVSMEDRLQSWEGKQVLKIEFGGVSTVRLEPLPKQLAQQPGTALSADKVRLSLRRLFATGLYETISVDGRLEGDGVTLIFSGQPRTFIGVVSVEGARGANTNSLLVRASRLTPGTRFKLTSLTQAEENMRRTLTQNGFHEPVFSHTLIPHPEEQLVDIAYKVDSGPQARNGNVASTGESGLTPESFLKYSGLKPGKKVNQDTPTRALSGLLKHYRKDQRLEAEVKLQSQQYLPASKTIDYDFTANRGPVVHVIVDGVNLSQARIRKLVPVYEEGAVDEDLLNEGNRRLQNYYQRLGYFDVKVTHEQKPFNADHLEIVFHVQRGVSHRVEKVSISGAKYFDVSTLLDLLSVRTHDAFDRHGIYNQSLVSTDVGALQAIYQNNGFSKVKVTPEILDDDKIGNAANVKRVGLRVNYQIAEGLQQRVHSVQLDGTQKVTAEPLVAMLNTVAGQPLSPQSLAGDRDTLITYYLSRGFDQAQIELSEAEDKADPSQVDVVFHIREGEQVFLRRLLITGLHYTRQATIDRGITLHEGDPLNQTALLDTQRNLYDLALFNEVNPVIENPTGEEPHKTVLLQTTEARRWDISYGAGFELQTGTVNGSTTSNPNGATGASPRVLLEVSRINIRGKDQTASLRGTYGLLEQRINLLYQYPHLRGSRNFGFSFSGGYNNSQDVTTYSASKLEGSIRLTEHFYGEHQWISKANTFVYQFIFRRVKVDANSIQVEPDEISLDSEAVQVGGPSFNWIRDTRDTPLDSHRGTYTSFQEFIASSTFGSQANFNQVDISNSSYYKIDRGRIVLARNTRYGQERAYGRPGDELIPLPERLYGGGGNSHRGFGINSAGPRDPQTGFPIGGAGVFINSTELRLPPPTLPYVGNSVSFVLFHDMGNVFTNASDIWASSIRFRQQDREGCRNLSQTIIGPTTSTGQQGTCTFNYFSHAPGIGLRYNTPVGPVRVDFSYNLNPPIYPVTYDALSKSYLTNPYVGEGSHFNFFFSLGQSF comes from the coding sequence ATGTCGGCGAACCTGGCTTTAGCGAATCGAGGGCAGCTCCGTGTTCGCTGCGGCAGATTTGTTGGCCTCCTGCTTGGGGTTTTGCTGATTGCCGGCGGTGCATCGGCGGGGCTTTGCCAGCAATCGCCAGCTTCGCAATCGCCAGGGTCGGGCGGGCCGCGCAACGTCGCCAAAGTCACTCCTGAGCAGCCTGCGGCATACGCTGCAAAATCCTCTGAATCTCTTCCAGATGCACCCGCGCCGGATGCTGTCTCCATGGAAGACCGTCTGCAATCGTGGGAGGGGAAGCAGGTACTCAAAATCGAGTTTGGAGGAGTTTCCACCGTTCGCCTCGAACCGCTTCCAAAGCAACTGGCGCAACAGCCGGGCACGGCCTTGAGCGCGGATAAAGTTCGTCTCAGTCTGCGGCGGCTCTTTGCCACCGGACTTTACGAGACGATCTCGGTGGATGGCAGGCTTGAGGGAGATGGCGTAACACTCATTTTCTCTGGCCAGCCGCGCACATTTATCGGAGTCGTGAGTGTTGAAGGAGCCAGGGGTGCGAATACGAACTCGCTGCTGGTGCGCGCGAGTCGGCTCACACCAGGCACGCGTTTCAAGTTGACCAGCCTGACGCAGGCCGAAGAGAACATGCGCCGGACCTTGACCCAGAATGGATTTCACGAGCCTGTTTTCAGTCACACGCTGATTCCGCATCCAGAGGAGCAACTGGTCGATATTGCATACAAGGTAGACTCTGGCCCGCAGGCGCGCAATGGCAACGTGGCGAGTACGGGCGAGAGCGGCCTGACGCCGGAAAGCTTTTTAAAATACTCCGGATTGAAGCCGGGCAAGAAGGTGAATCAGGACACCCCTACACGCGCGCTCAGCGGTCTGCTCAAGCACTATCGCAAAGACCAGCGTCTTGAGGCTGAGGTCAAGCTGCAATCGCAGCAGTATCTACCTGCGAGTAAGACAATCGACTATGACTTCACTGCGAACCGTGGGCCGGTCGTTCATGTCATTGTGGACGGAGTGAACCTGAGCCAGGCGCGAATTCGCAAGCTGGTGCCTGTCTACGAAGAGGGCGCGGTTGACGAAGATCTGCTCAATGAAGGCAATCGGCGCCTGCAGAACTATTACCAGCGGCTTGGCTACTTTGATGTCAAGGTGACGCATGAGCAGAAGCCTTTCAATGCGGATCATCTGGAGATTGTCTTTCACGTTCAACGCGGAGTTAGTCATCGCGTGGAAAAGGTTTCTATCTCCGGAGCGAAATACTTTGATGTATCGACGCTGCTGGATCTGCTGAGCGTGCGTACGCATGATGCCTTTGATCGCCACGGCATTTACAACCAATCCCTGGTGTCGACAGATGTTGGCGCTCTGCAGGCTATCTATCAGAACAATGGATTTTCCAAAGTCAAAGTAACTCCTGAGATCCTGGACGACGACAAGATAGGCAACGCCGCGAACGTCAAGCGAGTGGGGTTGCGCGTCAACTATCAGATAGCGGAAGGTCTGCAGCAAAGAGTGCATTCCGTACAACTGGACGGCACTCAGAAAGTTACAGCCGAGCCGCTGGTCGCAATGCTCAATACGGTCGCAGGCCAGCCACTTTCTCCGCAGAGCCTTGCAGGAGATCGCGATACATTGATCACCTATTATCTGAGTCGTGGTTTTGATCAGGCACAGATTGAACTAAGTGAGGCCGAGGATAAGGCCGATCCATCGCAGGTGGATGTGGTCTTTCATATTCGCGAAGGGGAACAGGTCTTTCTCCGCAGGCTGCTTATCACGGGGTTGCACTACACGCGCCAGGCGACGATTGATCGGGGTATCACGCTGCACGAAGGCGATCCACTGAATCAGACTGCTCTGCTCGATACGCAACGGAACCTCTATGATCTGGCGCTGTTTAACGAAGTCAATCCAGTTATTGAAAATCCCACAGGCGAGGAGCCGCACAAGACTGTCCTGTTGCAAACAACCGAAGCGCGGCGTTGGGATATCAGCTATGGTGCGGGTTTTGAGTTGCAGACGGGCACCGTGAATGGATCGACAACATCGAATCCCAATGGAGCGACAGGAGCCAGTCCTCGTGTGCTGCTTGAAGTAAGCCGCATCAACATTCGCGGCAAAGATCAGACAGCCAGCCTGCGTGGCACTTACGGACTGCTGGAGCAGCGCATCAATCTCCTCTACCAGTATCCGCATCTCCGTGGCAGCCGCAATTTTGGTTTTAGTTTTTCAGGTGGCTATAACAACAGTCAGGATGTTACGACTTACAGCGCATCCAAGCTGGAAGGCAGTATTCGCCTGACGGAACACTTCTACGGCGAGCACCAATGGATCAGCAAAGCGAATACCTTTGTTTATCAGTTCATCTTTCGGCGCGTGAAGGTGGATGCCAATAGCATTCAGGTAGAGCCCGATGAAATCTCTTTGGACTCTGAGGCCGTGCAGGTAGGAGGCCCGAGCTTCAACTGGATTCGCGATACGCGCGATACTCCACTCGATTCACATCGAGGCACATACACAAGTTTTCAGGAGTTTATTGCCTCTTCGACCTTTGGTTCTCAGGCTAACTTCAACCAGGTAGATATAAGTAACTCAAGTTACTACAAGATCGATCGCGGCCGGATCGTGCTCGCACGCAATACTCGTTATGGACAGGAGCGCGCATACGGACGGCCCGGGGATGAGCTTATTCCGCTGCCTGAGCGGCTGTATGGCGGCGGCGGAAATTCGCATCGTGGTTTCGGTATCAATTCGGCTGGTCCGCGCGATCCGCAGACAGGCTTTCCTATTGGCGGAGCGGGTGTTTTCATTAACAGCACCGAGCTGCGCCTGCCTCCGCCGACACTCCCATACGTCGGTAACTCGGTTAGCTTTGTGTTGTTTCATGATATGGGGAACGTCTTTACCAATGCCTCGGATATCTGGGCCAGTTCGATACGCTTCCGGCAGCAGGATCGCGAAGGATGCCGGAATCTCAGCCAGACGATCATTGGACCAACGACCTCAACGGGACAGCAGGGGACGTGTACCTTCAACTATTTTTCGCACGCTCCGGGTATTGGGCTGCGTTACAACACGCCGGTTGGCCCGGTTCGCGTGGACTTTAGTTATAACCTGAATCCGCCGATTTATCCGGTAACTTATGACGCCCTGAGCAAGAGTTATTTGACGAATCCGTATGTCGGCGAGGGCTCGCATTTCAACTTCTTCTTTAGCCTGGGGCAGAGCTTCTGA
- a CDS encoding SurA N-terminal domain-containing protein — MPRREHIAMLQRSLCRSWSSVALSDLVRVFVLVLLCPIALSAQVEKPMPGAASEHAATVQASSVDIANAVPLDRVIAVVNNQVILASDLDLELRFDRLVPINNRADSTTTGTLQRLITRALIEQQILQEDPHGLEVPSNELEANLNELRQNLPACKKHDCISAVGWATYLTTLGLTPQRVEAYWSNRMALLRFIEQRFRSGIRITPEEIQKYYLETLLPQYASPVDAPLLERISPRIQEILLQQQVTALFNDWLKSLKDQGQIEVVDPSLQAAATFLEDTPPSTAPQQTATPGISVSVPSPSATPGNSAPALTTVPTPPQPAGPHDAAMDETGGNL, encoded by the coding sequence ATGCCGAGACGCGAACACATTGCGATGTTGCAACGCTCGCTTTGCCGCTCATGGTCGAGTGTGGCGCTGAGCGATCTCGTACGTGTTTTTGTTCTTGTCTTGTTATGCCCGATAGCGCTCAGTGCACAGGTCGAGAAGCCGATGCCTGGCGCGGCAAGTGAACATGCAGCAACAGTGCAGGCGTCGAGCGTGGATATTGCGAATGCGGTTCCTCTCGACCGGGTTATTGCGGTGGTAAATAACCAGGTGATCCTGGCAAGCGATCTCGATCTTGAGCTACGCTTTGACCGGCTGGTGCCGATCAACAATCGTGCAGACTCGACTACCACTGGAACGTTGCAGCGTCTGATTACGCGTGCGTTGATCGAGCAGCAGATTTTGCAGGAAGATCCGCATGGCCTTGAAGTACCTTCGAACGAGCTTGAGGCCAATCTAAACGAGCTGCGCCAGAATCTACCCGCGTGTAAAAAACACGATTGCATCTCTGCTGTGGGATGGGCCACTTATCTCACTACACTCGGACTTACACCGCAACGCGTCGAAGCATACTGGAGCAATCGCATGGCGCTGCTGCGATTTATCGAGCAGCGTTTCCGCAGCGGCATTCGCATCACGCCTGAAGAGATTCAGAAATACTATCTGGAGACCTTGCTGCCTCAATATGCCAGCCCGGTTGATGCTCCTCTGCTCGAACGCATCTCACCGCGCATTCAGGAGATTTTGCTGCAGCAACAGGTGACGGCTCTGTTCAATGACTGGCTCAAGAGCCTCAAGGATCAAGGGCAGATCGAAGTGGTTGATCCATCGCTGCAGGCAGCAGCTACGTTCCTGGAGGATACTCCGCCAAGCACTGCTCCTCAACAAACGGCGACACCTGGAATTTCTGTCAGTGTGCCCAGTCCGAGTGCAACCCCGGGCAACTCGGCTCCTGCGCTTACAACCGTACCGACGCCGCCACAACCTGCCGGTCCGCATGATGCAGCGATGGATGAGACAGGAGGCAATCTGTGA